The Deinococcus metallilatus genome segment CACCTGGCGTGCCGGACGACCGCCGAGGGCGTGAAGGTCTGCGTGCCGCACCTCGCGGCGGGCCAGGACGCGGGGGCGGTGCAGGCCACCCTGGCCCGGCTGCTCACCCAGTTCGTCCGTGCCGAGGGCCTGAACGAGTACGACCTGTGGTTCTATACCCCGATGGCGCTGCCCATCACGGCGGGCCTGCATCCACGCCTGACCCTGTACGACTGCATGGACGAACTGTCGAAGTTCCGGGGCGCCCCGGCGGAGCTGCTGGCCTACGAGCAGAGCCTGCTCCGGCGGGCCGACGTGGTGTTCACCGGCGGCCAGCGGCTGTTCGAGGCCAAGCGGGAGCGCCACCGGAATGTCCACTGCTTTCCCTCCAGCGTGGACCACGCGCATTTCGCCCGCGCCCGCACCCCCGGCCCTGATCCCCAGGACCAGCGCGATATCCCCCGGCCCCGGCTGGGCTTCGCGGGCGTGATCGACGAACGGATGGACCTGGAACTGCTGACCACGCTGGCCCGGCGACGGCCGGAGTGGCAGTTCGTGCTGGTCGGGCCACTGGCCAAGATCGACCCGCAGCAGCTCCCCCGGGGCGAGAACCTGCATTACCTGGGCCTCAAGCCCTACGCGGCCCTGCCCGACTACCTGGGCCACTGGGACGCAGCACTGCTCCCCTTCGCCCGCAACGAGGCGACCGAGTTCATCTCCCCCACCAAGACGCCGGAGTATCTCGCGGCGGGGCTGCCGGTGGTGTCCAGCGGTATCCGCGACGTGGTCCGGCCCTACGGCGACCAGCGGCTGGTGAGTATCGCGCATGACGCGGACGGATTCGAGGCCGCCATCGAGCTGGCCCTGTCCGAACGGGACAGCGCGGTCGCCCGGTCCCGGCAGCGCCGCAGCGACGAGTTCCTGGCCCGGCAGTCCTGGGACCGGACCTGGCAGGCCATGCAGGCCGCCATGCAGCAGGCCGCCCCCGTCCCCAGCGCCGCCGACGACTGAAGCGGACGTGGGGTTCTCCCCGCCCCGCACCTGTGCCGATCTTGAGAGGCGGCCTCCTGCTGTCGGTCATCTCCACCCGGGCCGAGTGGGAGTTCGTGCGGGTGATGTCGCGCCCCCTTGATGAAGGGTTGAGGCTCGCGGGGCTTTACCGGAATCGCGACAAATCCGGCCACACGGGCCACCACACTGAATGAGGAGGCAACCTTGAAACTCAAACCACTCGACGAGCAGGTCATGGTGCTTACCGGGGCATCCAGCGGGATCGGCCTCACCACGGCGCGGATGGCCGCGAAGCAGGGCGTGCGGCTGGTGCTGGCCGCGCGCAGCGAGAACGCCCTGCGGCAACTGACACAGGAACTCGTGGACGGCGGCGGCCAGGCGGTGTTCGCCGTCTGCGACGTGAGCCGCGAGGAGGACGTACAGAAGCTGGCGGAACTGGCCCGCGCGACCTACGGCGGCTGCGACACCTGGGTGAACAACGCGGGCGTCGGCATGTACGGCACGCTGCTGGAATCCTCGGTCGAGGACATGCGCCGCCTGTTCGACATCAATTTCTGGGGCATCGTGTACGGCTCGCGCGCGGCGGTCGCCCTGATGCGGGAGCGGGGCGGCGCGCTGATCAACATGGGCAGCGTGACCTCCGAGCAGACCGTGCCGCTGCAAAGCCTGTATTCCGCCTCCAAGCACGCCGTGAAGGGCTTTACCGACGGCCTGCGGATGGAACTGGAGCATGACGGCGTGCCCATCGCGGTGACGCTGATCAAGCCCGGCCCCATCGACACGCCCTTTCCGCTGAACGCCCGCAGCTACCTGCCCACCGAGCCGCAGCACGTGCCGCCGGTCTACGCGCCGGAAACGGTCGCGCGGGCGGTCCTGCACGCCGCGGCCACGCCCACCCGGGAGACGTACGTGGGCGGCGGGGCCAAAGGCATCGCGGCCTCCGGCGAGTTCGCCCCGCACGCCACCGAAAAGGCGCTGGCGGCGGCAGCCATCCCCCGCACCCTCAGCGACAGGCCGCCGCTGCCTCCGGAGCGGAATATCCTCTATCACCCCTCCGAGCGGCTGGAGGAACGCGGCGATTATCCCGGCGTGGTGCAGCCGGTCAGCGTATACACCGAGGCGGCCACGCACCGCAAGCTGCTCGGCGCGGGCCTGCTCGGCGCCGGGCTGGCCGCGGCCCTCTGGCACCGGTCCCGGCGTGCCTGAATGCAGGCGGACACGGCGGGCGACTGCCCCCGTTCCCTTAACGTTTTATTGAGCGATGTGGGAAGGCCGCCCGTTCCGCCCAGCTCGGCCTTAGGATGCTGCCCAGGCTCAGCGTGAACCGAGAACCTTCCCTCCCCACTCCCCTCGACCTCTCTGCCCTCCTTGACGGCCTCCCCGACCCGCTGTTCACCGTGGACGCGGGCTGGCGCCTGACTTACCTCAACTGTCAGGCCGCCGATCTGCTGGGTGCAGCCCCCGCCGAGGTGCTGGGGTGCGTGCTCTGGGACTGCTGCCCCCAGGGACAGGACAGCGCCCTCGACGCCGAATGCCGCTGGGTGATGGCCACCCGGCAGGAACGGCAGTTCGGGCTGGCGGACGCGGCGCGGGGCGGCCCGGCAGAGGTACGTGCCTTTCCCTACCGGGACGGGATCGCGGTGCAGGTCTGCAAGCTGGCGGCCTGCCAGCCGGGGGAGGCAGGCCCAGAGGCGCTGCTGAACGTGACGCGCGCCCTTGCCTCGGCCAGCAGTCAGCCGGAGGCGATCCGGGCGGCCCTGGCCTTCGGGCAGACGGCGCTGGGGGCGGCGGGCGGTGCGCTCTGGCAACTCGGCGGGGACGGTACCGGGCTGATTCAGCGGGACACCCTCGGTGAACTGCCGCCGGAGGGGCTGGCGAACGGGGTAAGGCCGGTCACGGACGCGCTGAGCCGCCGGGAGGAGGTCTTCCTGAGCCCTTCCCCGGGCACACCGGCTGGGACGTTGGCTGCTGTAGCGGTCGGCACAGGCGAAGAGCCCTGGGGCGTGTTGACCCTGATCTTCGGGGCGGGCCGGACGCCTGACGAGGCAACGCGGGAGACGCTGCGGACGCTCGCGGCCCAGCTCGGGCAGGCCCTGGAACGGCTTCAGGCCGCCGAGGCGGGTGCGCAGGCCCTGGCCGCGCTGGGGCGGGAACGCGCGCGCCTCTCGGCCATCCTCGATCAGATGCCCGCCGCCATCTGGATCGCGGAGGTGCCGGGCGGGCGCATCATCGCCGGGAACGGGGCCATCGAGCGCATCCTGCGCGCGCCCTCGCGGCTCAGCGCGAGCGTGGACCACTATGACGAGTATCTGGGTTTTCACCCGGACGGCCGCCCCTACCAGGCCCACGAGTGGCCGCTGGCCCGCACCGTCCTGACCGGCGAGCGCGTCGAGAACGAGGAGATCGAGATGCAGCGCGGGGACGGCACGCGCGGCTTCGTGCAGTATTCCTCGGCCCTGGTCCGGGACGGTGGGAGCGGCGACCCGGCCCTCGCCGTGGTGACCGGGGTGGACGTGACCGAGCTGCGCGAGTTGCGGGCCACCCTGGAGCAGCGGGTGGAGGGGCGCACCCGCGAACTGGTCCAGCGCAACGAGGACCTGGCGGCCGAAACCGCCGCCCTCCAGGTGTTCGCCAACTTCACTGAGCTGGTGGGCCGCGAGACGGACCTGGCGGTGCTGACCCAGGCGGCCACCAGCGTCCTGCACCGCGCGCTGGGCGACGGCAGCACCGGGTACTACGCCCTCGACGGCGACCTCTGGAAACAGGGGCCCTGGGACGGCGACATGGAAGTGGGAACGCTGGCAGCGGCCCAGGCGGGCTTCCCGGCCGACCTGCCGCTGTTCGCCCAGCCCGCCACCTCCCACGAGGCCCTGTTCGTGGACCGTTGGCGGTCCTCGGGTCACCTGCTGGCCCCGCATACACCCGAGTACGGCGCCATTGCCGTCTACCCGGTGGTGGTGCAGGGGCAGACCGTCGGCCAGCTCGCGGCGGGCCTGCGCGAGAAGACCCGCTGGAGCGAGCGCGACCGCGCCGTCTTCCGCGCGGTGGGCCGCGCCCTGAGCTTGGCGACCGAGCGGGCCGAGAGTGCCCGGACGCTGGCGACCAAACAGCGGCAATTGGAACAGGCCAACCGTGACCTGGAAGCCTTCGCCTCCAGCGTCTCCCACGACCTGCGCGCGCCCGTGCGCCATATGGGCAGCTTTGCGGGCCTGCTGCGCCGCGCGGTGCCGGACAACCCCCGCGCCCTGAAGTACGTGGACGTGATCGAGCAGAGCACGGCGCGCATGAACGCGCTGATCGACAGCCTGCTGACCTTCGCGCGCCTGGGGACGGGCGAGGTGCAGAAGGCGGACGTGGCGCTGAATGAGCTGGTGGACACGGTGCGGGCCGAACTCGCCCCCGAGCTGGGCGAGCGGCAGATCGACTGGCGGGTGGGGCCGCTCCCGGTGGTCCGGGGCAGCGCGGCCCTGCTGCGGCAGGTCTTCCAGAACCTGTTGGGCAACGCCGTGAAGTATTCGAGAACCCGCGAGCGGGCCGTCATCGAGGTCTGGGCCGAAACGTCCGGCCATGACCACGTCATCCACGTCCGCGACAACGGCGTGGGCTTCGATCCCGCCTTCCGCGACAAGCTGTTCGAGGTCTTCGGGCGGCTGCACAGCGCGCAGGAATTCGAGGGCGACGGCGTGGGCCTCGCCAGCGTGGAGCGCATCGTGGAGCGGCACGGCGGGCGGGTCTGGGCCGAGGGACAGCCCGGTGAGGGCGCGACCTTCAGCTTCACGCTGCCCGGCTGAAGCCCGCCGTCACCCCGACAGCGCGTCGCGGGCCAGGTTGCGAAACCGCAGGAGTTCCTTGCTGGCCGGGTCTGTCTGGAGTGCCCGCTGCGCGAAGTCGAGCGTCTTGCGGTGCTCTCCCGCCCGGGTCCAGGCCTCGAACGCCTCCTGCCGGTACAGGAAGTACAGCGTCGGCACGCCGAGCGCCACCGCGCGGTCGAAATTGTCCGCCGCCGCCCCGACGTTACCCAGCCGTAAGTTCGCCTTGCCCAGCCCCCACCAGTTGTAGGGGTCGCCCGGCTGCGCCCTGACGTTCTGCTCCTCGATGCTCTTGAGCCGCTGCCAGTTGGCCGCCACCCGGTAGTCCTCGCCCAGGGCCGCGCGCACGTCGCCTTCCCGCGCGGGGGGATAGGCGACCAGATATTCACCGTTGTAGAAGTGCCACAGGTCCATCAACTCGGCCTCGCTGAGCCACAACCTGGCGCCGCGAAGAGGGTCACTGATCAGGAATTCTCCTCCCCGGTACCCGTACACGGTGCGAAAGTGGGCCACATTGCTGCCTGACCGCAGGCGCTGTTGCAGGACCACCGGAATCCCCCGCGCCAGCAGGTCCCGCAGCAGGTCAGGCGTCCCCGCGTACCGGATCACGCTCCGCAACCCGAAGCGGCCCAGATAGGCGGCGAGTTCCAGACTGGTGACCTGAGGATCACGCGGCCCGTCCTTCAGCGCACGGGCCGCCTGGGCCTGCGTCACCCGCGTGCCGTAGTAGCCCAGCACCGTGAGCGCCGTGACCGGCGCGCAGTTGTCCGGTCCCTGGGGTTCGTGGCGGATGTTCTTGAGGGTGATACTGGCGGGCAGGGCACCCCCGAGGCCCGCCAGGAGCAACAGCGCCAGCGGCCATGCAGCAAAGGCGCGGAGAACCATAGGTCATGGTGCCGCCCCGCGCCGCTCAGGAGTTGAGGGAAAAGCCGTCTAGCATTGCTGTTCTGTTAAGTTTCAGCCTGGAGCTTGCTGCGGGCAGGCCGCAACGGGAGCCTCCGGCGGCCACTCGCCATGGAGGCAGGGGTTTCAATCCTCAGCCACCTAAAGGCAGGCTGCAACTCGGTTTGGCGTTGACACGGTGCGTGTTGCTCATGTTTCAATCCTCAGCCCACCTAAAGGCAGGCTGCAACGCTGGACGTGGAATTCGCGGAGCCGTGCCCGGAGGTTTCAATCCTCAGCCCACCTAAAGGCAGGCTGCAACCACGTGAAACAAATTGCAACCTACCTTTCTAACGTGTTTCAATCCTCAGCCCACCTAAAGGCAGGCTGCAACAACCTCAAGCTGAGCGACGGGCGCAGCGTGCGGCGTTTCAATCCTCAGCCCACCTAAAGGCAGGCTGCAACCGCGGTTGTTGGCGTTCACGTCCGCCAGGGGCGTTTCAATCCTCAGCCCACCTAAAGGCAGGCTGCAACGGGCCCGGCCCCTTCCGGGTGGAGGTCCACGGCGTTTCAATCCTCAGCCCACCTAAAGGCAGGCTGCAACCAGGACAGGGAAGATTGCCATTGCCGCGCTCGCACTGTTTCAATCCTCAGCCCACCTAAAGGCAGGCTGCAACGGGGAGGGGCTGCGGGTCGGGCGTCAGGGCCAGCAGGTTTCAATCCTCAGCCCACCTAAAGGCAGGCTGCAACGCGGCTGCACCCTGGCGGGCATGATTCTTGAGGCGTTTCAATCCTCAGCCCACCTAAAGGCAGGCTGCAACAATGCCGCCGCGAAACAGGCCGCACAGAACGCCCATGTTTCAATCCTCAGCCCACCTAAAGGCAGGCTGCAACACCACCGAGGCGAGAAGCGCCGTCCCGAAGCAGTTTCAATCCTCAGCCCACCTAAAGGCAGGCTGCAACGTAGTCGTATGCTTCCCCGTCGTCCGGCGTGAGTTCGGTTTCAATCCTCAGCCCACCTAAAGGCAGGCTGCAACTGTGGTTCAGCGACTACGTGGAGAATCAGCCCACGTTTCAATCCTCAGCCCACCTAAAGGCAGGCTGCAACGTCTGCGAGTGGAGCTGGAACGGGCACTGTTCGGGTTTCAATCCTCAGCCCACCTAAAGGCAGGCTGCAACCCGGCTGGAGTTGGTCGGGTTGTCGATCCACCCGTTTCAATCCTCAGCCCACCTAAAGGCAGGCTGCAACGGCGATTTATCAGGCGCAGCTCGGCGCCTACCAGTTTCAATCCTCAGCCCACCTAAAGGCAGGCTGCAACCGGGGATCAGCGGAAGGCCGAGTAATTGTTTGCGGTTTCAATCCTCAGCCCACCTAAAGGCAGGCTGCAACGTGCCGGGCGTGCCGCGCGTGTTCCTGTATGTGCCGGTTTCAATCCTCAGCCCACCTAAAGGCAGGCTGCAACGTGCAAGCCCTACCACGCCGCCGAACACGCCCAAGTTTCAATCCTCAGCCCACCTAAAGGCAGGCTGCAACCCCGGGCCGCCTGTTTCTGCTGGAGGCGGGGCGCGTTTCAATCCTCAGCCCACCTAAAGGCAGGCTGC includes the following:
- a CDS encoding glycosyltransferase family 1 protein, with the protein product MTEAAMETAVAAGPALICVAHLRWDFVFQRPQHLMTRAARTRPVYYVEEPVFTEGADPHADHLACRTTAEGVKVCVPHLAAGQDAGAVQATLARLLTQFVRAEGLNEYDLWFYTPMALPITAGLHPRLTLYDCMDELSKFRGAPAELLAYEQSLLRRADVVFTGGQRLFEAKRERHRNVHCFPSSVDHAHFARARTPGPDPQDQRDIPRPRLGFAGVIDERMDLELLTTLARRRPEWQFVLVGPLAKIDPQQLPRGENLHYLGLKPYAALPDYLGHWDAALLPFARNEATEFISPTKTPEYLAAGLPVVSSGIRDVVRPYGDQRLVSIAHDADGFEAAIELALSERDSAVARSRQRRSDEFLARQSWDRTWQAMQAAMQQAAPVPSAADD
- a CDS encoding SDR family oxidoreductase, with the protein product MKLKPLDEQVMVLTGASSGIGLTTARMAAKQGVRLVLAARSENALRQLTQELVDGGGQAVFAVCDVSREEDVQKLAELARATYGGCDTWVNNAGVGMYGTLLESSVEDMRRLFDINFWGIVYGSRAAVALMRERGGALINMGSVTSEQTVPLQSLYSASKHAVKGFTDGLRMELEHDGVPIAVTLIKPGPIDTPFPLNARSYLPTEPQHVPPVYAPETVARAVLHAAATPTRETYVGGGAKGIAASGEFAPHATEKALAAAAIPRTLSDRPPLPPERNILYHPSERLEERGDYPGVVQPVSVYTEAATHRKLLGAGLLGAGLAAALWHRSRRA
- a CDS encoding ATP-binding protein — protein: MNREPSLPTPLDLSALLDGLPDPLFTVDAGWRLTYLNCQAADLLGAAPAEVLGCVLWDCCPQGQDSALDAECRWVMATRQERQFGLADAARGGPAEVRAFPYRDGIAVQVCKLAACQPGEAGPEALLNVTRALASASSQPEAIRAALAFGQTALGAAGGALWQLGGDGTGLIQRDTLGELPPEGLANGVRPVTDALSRREEVFLSPSPGTPAGTLAAVAVGTGEEPWGVLTLIFGAGRTPDEATRETLRTLAAQLGQALERLQAAEAGAQALAALGRERARLSAILDQMPAAIWIAEVPGGRIIAGNGAIERILRAPSRLSASVDHYDEYLGFHPDGRPYQAHEWPLARTVLTGERVENEEIEMQRGDGTRGFVQYSSALVRDGGSGDPALAVVTGVDVTELRELRATLEQRVEGRTRELVQRNEDLAAETAALQVFANFTELVGRETDLAVLTQAATSVLHRALGDGSTGYYALDGDLWKQGPWDGDMEVGTLAAAQAGFPADLPLFAQPATSHEALFVDRWRSSGHLLAPHTPEYGAIAVYPVVVQGQTVGQLAAGLREKTRWSERDRAVFRAVGRALSLATERAESARTLATKQRQLEQANRDLEAFASSVSHDLRAPVRHMGSFAGLLRRAVPDNPRALKYVDVIEQSTARMNALIDSLLTFARLGTGEVQKADVALNELVDTVRAELAPELGERQIDWRVGPLPVVRGSAALLRQVFQNLLGNAVKYSRTRERAVIEVWAETSGHDHVIHVRDNGVGFDPAFRDKLFEVFGRLHSAQEFEGDGVGLASVERIVERHGGRVWAEGQPGEGATFSFTLPG
- a CDS encoding C39 family peptidase, translated to MVLRAFAAWPLALLLLAGLGGALPASITLKNIRHEPQGPDNCAPVTALTVLGYYGTRVTQAQAARALKDGPRDPQVTSLELAAYLGRFGLRSVIRYAGTPDLLRDLLARGIPVVLQQRLRSGSNVAHFRTVYGYRGGEFLISDPLRGARLWLSEAELMDLWHFYNGEYLVAYPPAREGDVRAALGEDYRVAANWQRLKSIEEQNVRAQPGDPYNWWGLGKANLRLGNVGAAADNFDRAVALGVPTLYFLYRQEAFEAWTRAGEHRKTLDFAQRALQTDPASKELLRFRNLARDALSG